A genomic stretch from Clavelina lepadiformis chromosome 5, kaClaLepa1.1, whole genome shotgun sequence includes:
- the LOC143459669 gene encoding cystathionine gamma-lyase-like isoform X1 — MSENSHTAHGETPEWGKPFKSFATDAIHVGQEPEQWKSMMVVPPITMSTTFKQYGPGDHTGYEYGRSGNPTRKCLETCVAALEGAKYGLAFASGLAATMTIINTLKAGDHVISTDDVYGGTNRYFQKIASKFGLEFSFVDFTNLDNVKNALRPNTKIVWVETPTNPTMKVTDVRGVADLIKSQEGCIMVVDNTFMSSYFQRPLNLGADIVLHSATKYMNGHSDVVMGLLATSSDEIYKKLSFLQYATGPVPSPFDCYLVNRGLKTLAVRMERHQKNAIAVATYLEQNSNVIKVKYPGLPSHPQYEIMKKQATGCSGMIAFWLKGDLKTANVFLRSLKVFTLAESLGGFESLAEHPAIMTHASVPPEQREKLEIGDNFIRLSCGIEEADDLINDLDQAINAAVSSHFAANINHFINVFIFHPIHPN, encoded by the exons atgtctgAGAATAGCCACACTGCACATGGGGAGACTCCTGAATGGGGCAAGCCGTTTAAAAG CTTTGCAACCGATGCTATTCATGTTGGTCAAGAGCCTGAACAATGGAAGTCCATGATGGTTGTACCGCCTATAACTATGTCAACAACTTTCAAGCAGTATGGACCAGGAGACCACACT GGATATGAATATGGCCGTAGTGGTAATCCCACAAGAAAGTGTCTTGAAACGTGTGTTGCTGCTCTAGAAGGGGCAAAATACG GATTGGCATTTGCTAGTGGACTTGCTGCAACTATGACAATCATCAACACTTTAAAGGCTGGTGATCATGTTATATCTACAGATGACGTTTATGGTGGCACAAATCG ttatttccAAAAGATTGCATCAAAGTTTGGGCTGGAGTTTTCATTTGTTGATTTTACTAATCTGGATAATGTCAAAAATGCATTGCGGCCCAACACAAAA ATTGTCTGGGTGGAAACTCCAACCAATCCCACCATGAAAGTTACTGATGTTCGGGGAGTGGCTGACTTGATAAAGTCACAGGAAGGTTGCATAATGGTGGTTGACAACACATTCATGTCATCTTACTTTCAG AGACCACTCAATCTTGGGGCAGATATTGTTTTACACTCTGCAACGAAGTACATGAATGGGCATAGTGATGTAGTGATGGGTTTACTTGCCACTAGTAGCGATGAAATATACAAGAAATTGAGTTTTTTACAATATG CCACTGGTCCCGTTCCTTCTCCATTCGACTGTTATTTGGTCAATCGTGGCCTTAAAACTCTTGCCGTTCGTATGGAAAGGCACCAAAAAAATGCTATTGCTGTGGCAACCTATCTTGAGCAAAATTCAAATGTTATTAAAGTGAAATATCCTGGTCTACCTTCTCATCCACAGTATGAGATTATGAAAAAACAG GCCACTGGATGCTCTGGTATGATTGCCTTCTGGTTGAAAGGTGATCTTAAAACTGCTAACGTATTCCTCAGGTCACTAAAAGTTTTCACATTGGCAGAAAGTCTCGGTGGATTTGAGAGTTTAGCTGAACATCC TGCAATTATGACGCATGCATCTGTTCCACCTGAACAGAGGGAGAAGCTTGAAATTGGTGACAACTTTATTCGTCTTTCTTGTGGTATTGAGGAGGCCGATGATCTCATTAATGATCTTGATCAAGCTATAAATGCAGCCGTGAGTAGTCATTTTGCAGCCAACATAAACCATTTTATTAACGTCTTTATTTTCCACCCAATTCATCCAAATTAA
- the LOC143459295 gene encoding uncharacterized protein LOC143459295 isoform X1: MFLLFLLVNGVFVDFMYPLSCYVEIFSYYRSNEYLWLVIQSIIVKNMGNQVGLDNEFEPEQNSTRHAVSSSRDIPHHGVSHRSHHGHRSNRHLKSNVTLIPLSGSPKTGINLSQTVGPLEGNSSDQGEQSQTIYHLSPGQSRTANELTEEEKVRVAQREGLIDHLPRNTWDENHVANKKVRECCICMIDFEQDEPIRYLPCMHYYHLDCIDDWLMRSFTCPTCMEPVDAALLLSYDSQNLDSG, from the exons atgtttttgttatttctgctGGTAAATGgtgtttttgttgattttatgTACCCCCTTAGCTGTTATGTAGAAATTTTCAGCTACTATCGATCAAATGAATACTTGTGGTTGGTAATACAAAGCATTATCGTGAAAAATATGGGGAACCAGGTAGGACTTGACAATGAATTTGAACCTGAACAGAATTCGACTAGGCATGCTGTGTCAAGTAGTCGGGATATTCCTCACCATGGTGTTTCTCATCGTTCTCATCATGGGCATAGATCAAACAGACATCTTAAATCAAACGTGACTCTTATACCACTTTCTGGAAGCCCCAAAACTGGCATTAACTTATCACAGACAGTAGGGCCACTGGAAGGGAATAGT tcTGATCAAGGTGAGCAAAGCCAAACAATATATCATTTAAGTCCGGGGCAGTCGAGGACAGCAAATGAACTAACTGAGGAAGAAAAGGTTCGAGTGGCCCAAAGAGAAGGTCTCATTGACCACCTACCCAGAAATACATGGGATGAAAATCATGTAGCAAATAAGAAAGTTCGGGA ATGCTGCATTTGTATGATTGACTTTGAACAAGATGAACCAATCCGCTATTTACCTTGTATGCATTATTATCATTTAGACTGTATTGATGACTGGTTAATGAGGTCATTTACATGTCCCACGTGTATGGAGCCCGTGGATGCCGCACTTCTTTTAAGTTATGACAGTCAAAATCTTGACAGTGGATGA
- the LOC143459669 gene encoding cystathionine gamma-lyase-like isoform X2 — protein MSENSHTAHGETPEWGKPFKSFATDAIHVGQEPEQWKSMMVVPPITMSTTFKQYGPGDHTGYEYGRSGNPTRKCLETCVAALEGAKYGLAFASGLAATMTIINTLKAGDHVISTDDVYGGTNRYFQKIASKFGLEFSFVDFTNLDNVKNALRPNTKIVWVETPTNPTMKVTDVRGVADLIKSQEGCIMVVDNTFMSSYFQRPLNLGADIVLHSATKYMNGHSDVVMGLLATSSDEIYKKLSFLQYATGPVPSPFDCYLVNRGLKTLAVRMERHQKNAIAVATYLEQNSNVIKVKYPGLPSHPQYEIMKKQATGCSGMIAFWLKGDLKTANVFLRSLKVFTLAESLGGFESLAEHPAIMTHASVPPEQREKLEIGDNFIRLSCGIEEADDLINDLDQAINAAVAD, from the exons atgtctgAGAATAGCCACACTGCACATGGGGAGACTCCTGAATGGGGCAAGCCGTTTAAAAG CTTTGCAACCGATGCTATTCATGTTGGTCAAGAGCCTGAACAATGGAAGTCCATGATGGTTGTACCGCCTATAACTATGTCAACAACTTTCAAGCAGTATGGACCAGGAGACCACACT GGATATGAATATGGCCGTAGTGGTAATCCCACAAGAAAGTGTCTTGAAACGTGTGTTGCTGCTCTAGAAGGGGCAAAATACG GATTGGCATTTGCTAGTGGACTTGCTGCAACTATGACAATCATCAACACTTTAAAGGCTGGTGATCATGTTATATCTACAGATGACGTTTATGGTGGCACAAATCG ttatttccAAAAGATTGCATCAAAGTTTGGGCTGGAGTTTTCATTTGTTGATTTTACTAATCTGGATAATGTCAAAAATGCATTGCGGCCCAACACAAAA ATTGTCTGGGTGGAAACTCCAACCAATCCCACCATGAAAGTTACTGATGTTCGGGGAGTGGCTGACTTGATAAAGTCACAGGAAGGTTGCATAATGGTGGTTGACAACACATTCATGTCATCTTACTTTCAG AGACCACTCAATCTTGGGGCAGATATTGTTTTACACTCTGCAACGAAGTACATGAATGGGCATAGTGATGTAGTGATGGGTTTACTTGCCACTAGTAGCGATGAAATATACAAGAAATTGAGTTTTTTACAATATG CCACTGGTCCCGTTCCTTCTCCATTCGACTGTTATTTGGTCAATCGTGGCCTTAAAACTCTTGCCGTTCGTATGGAAAGGCACCAAAAAAATGCTATTGCTGTGGCAACCTATCTTGAGCAAAATTCAAATGTTATTAAAGTGAAATATCCTGGTCTACCTTCTCATCCACAGTATGAGATTATGAAAAAACAG GCCACTGGATGCTCTGGTATGATTGCCTTCTGGTTGAAAGGTGATCTTAAAACTGCTAACGTATTCCTCAGGTCACTAAAAGTTTTCACATTGGCAGAAAGTCTCGGTGGATTTGAGAGTTTAGCTGAACATCC TGCAATTATGACGCATGCATCTGTTCCACCTGAACAGAGGGAGAAGCTTGAAATTGGTGACAACTTTATTCGTCTTTCTTGTGGTATTGAGGAGGCCGATGATCTCATTAATGATCTTGATCAAGCTATAAATGCAGCC GTTGCGGACTAA
- the LOC143459295 gene encoding RING finger protein 11-like isoform X2: protein MGNCFGSEEDVDDISLLRNEESSDDDELRYPPPYMPPYQSDQGEQSQTIYHLSPGQSRTANELTEEEKVRVAQREGLIDHLPRNTWDENHVANKKVRECCICMIDFEQDEPIRYLPCMHYYHLDCIDDWLMRSFTCPTCMEPVDAALLLSYDSQNLDSG from the exons ATGGGAAATTGCTTTGGGTCTGAAGAAGATGTCGATGACATTTCTTTGCTCCGAAATGAAGAAAGCTCTGACGATGATGAGCTTAGGTATCCACCTCCTTACATGCCTCCTTATCAG tcTGATCAAGGTGAGCAAAGCCAAACAATATATCATTTAAGTCCGGGGCAGTCGAGGACAGCAAATGAACTAACTGAGGAAGAAAAGGTTCGAGTGGCCCAAAGAGAAGGTCTCATTGACCACCTACCCAGAAATACATGGGATGAAAATCATGTAGCAAATAAGAAAGTTCGGGA ATGCTGCATTTGTATGATTGACTTTGAACAAGATGAACCAATCCGCTATTTACCTTGTATGCATTATTATCATTTAGACTGTATTGATGACTGGTTAATGAGGTCATTTACATGTCCCACGTGTATGGAGCCCGTGGATGCCGCACTTCTTTTAAGTTATGACAGTCAAAATCTTGACAGTGGATGA